A genomic segment from Actinomyces lilanjuaniae encodes:
- a CDS encoding exopolyphosphatase produces the protein MTRVAAIDCGTNTIRLLVAQAWRDDLGRVRLEPLRRRSQIVRLGQGVDRTGRLDPQALERTLAAVADYAEDCRELGVPEGPGARRFVATSATRDAGNRDDFTAGVAHLVGVEPQVVSGQEEARLSFVGSLLGDGGAGGPDSADTGADAGAGATERLVVDLGGGSTELVLGDREPRSAVSLDTGSVRVTERFLAGGTGPQALACARGEVRALLDQAAEVVDLAAPARLVGLAGTVATVTAHALGLEHFDPAAIDGAELGVEAVLASCEAIMASTPQERQTWGYLAPGRRDVIAAGALVWAEVVGRVTQETTAAGRPLETVTTSLHDILDGIALSLVPPAAPSRECTASGCREPGSLEEQP, from the coding sequence ATGACCCGAGTCGCCGCTATTGACTGCGGTACCAACACCATTCGCCTGCTTGTCGCCCAGGCCTGGCGTGACGACCTTGGCCGGGTGCGCCTGGAGCCGTTGCGCAGGCGCAGCCAGATCGTCCGTCTGGGTCAGGGCGTGGACCGTACCGGCCGCCTGGACCCGCAGGCCCTGGAGCGGACCCTGGCTGCTGTGGCCGACTACGCCGAGGACTGTCGCGAGCTGGGGGTCCCTGAGGGGCCGGGTGCCCGGCGGTTCGTGGCGACCTCCGCGACCCGTGACGCGGGCAACCGCGACGACTTCACTGCCGGGGTGGCCCACCTGGTGGGGGTGGAACCCCAGGTGGTCAGCGGTCAGGAGGAGGCCCGGCTGTCCTTTGTCGGCTCCCTCCTGGGAGACGGGGGGGCTGGCGGTCCTGACAGTGCCGACACTGGTGCCGACGCTGGTGCTGGGGCTACCGAGCGGCTCGTGGTGGACCTGGGCGGCGGCTCCACCGAGCTGGTCCTGGGGGACCGGGAGCCGCGCAGCGCAGTCAGCCTGGACACCGGCAGCGTGCGTGTCACCGAGCGCTTCCTTGCCGGAGGGACTGGCCCCCAGGCCCTGGCTTGCGCCCGTGGCGAGGTGCGTGCGCTGCTGGACCAGGCCGCAGAGGTGGTTGACCTCGCCGCCCCTGCACGTCTGGTGGGCCTGGCGGGCACCGTGGCCACGGTGACGGCCCACGCCCTGGGCCTGGAACACTTTGACCCCGCCGCGATCGACGGAGCCGAGCTGGGTGTGGAGGCCGTGCTGGCCTCCTGCGAGGCGATCATGGCCTCCACCCCGCAGGAGCGGCAGACGTGGGGCTACCTGGCGCCGGGCCGCCGCGACGTGATCGCCGCGGGGGCGCTGGTGTGGGCGGAAGTGGTCGGCAGGGTCACGCAGGAGACGACGGCGGCTGGGCGGCCCCTGGAGACGGTGACCACCAGCCTCCACGACATCCTTGACGGTATCGCCCTGTCCCTGGTACCTCCCGCTGCCCCGTCCCGGGAGTGCACGGCGTCGGGGTGCAGGGAGCCAGGCTCCCTGGAGGAGCAGCCGTGA
- a CDS encoding DUF501 domain-containing protein yields MRRQAQSASSVDRADLEVLADQLGRAPRGVAGIAARCVCGRPTVVRTLPRLEDGTPFPTTYYLTHPAAVRGCSTLEAEHLMEELNDELGRDTTLAAAYARAHEDYLARRRELGQVAQIDGVSAGGMPTRVKCLHALVAHSLAVGPGLNPVGDRVLDLLRERALWDPSSCAC; encoded by the coding sequence GTGAGGAGACAGGCTCAGTCGGCCTCTTCTGTGGACCGGGCCGACCTGGAGGTGCTGGCGGACCAGCTGGGGCGGGCGCCTCGAGGGGTGGCTGGTATTGCGGCGCGCTGCGTGTGCGGGCGGCCCACAGTGGTCCGTACCCTCCCCCGCCTGGAGGACGGAACTCCCTTCCCCACTACCTACTACCTCACCCATCCGGCGGCAGTCAGGGGATGCTCCACCCTGGAGGCCGAGCACCTCATGGAGGAGCTCAATGACGAGCTGGGGCGGGACACGACGCTGGCCGCTGCCTACGCTCGTGCCCACGAGGACTACCTGGCCCGCCGCCGCGAGCTGGGACAGGTGGCGCAGATCGACGGCGTCTCCGCGGGCGGCATGCCCACCCGGGTCAAGTGCCTCCACGCCCTGGTGGCCCACTCCCTGGCAGTGGGGCCGGGACTCAACCCGGTCGGGGACCGGGTGCTGGACCTCTTGCGGGAGCGTGCTCTGTGGGATCCTTCCTCCTGTGCGTGCTGA
- a CDS encoding FtsB family cell division protein: MVPRRPVSTRFRSRRGSGGHPGTSASEHASSSPVEAARGHYDDGAAVVERGVPPRVVTLVLVCLIAFAVVFTSLRAYLSQQAQYDAVVDQIEEARATSTALEEELELWEDEDYVRAQVRERLGYVMPGETSYVVVGAEQFEDGAQGEVGGGREDQDLPWYTTLQDSARAAGHGEERSEEQDG, encoded by the coding sequence ATGGTGCCCAGACGACCTGTGTCTACCCGCTTCCGGAGCCGCCGTGGCTCGGGAGGCCATCCCGGGACGAGCGCGTCGGAGCACGCCTCGTCGTCCCCTGTGGAGGCGGCGCGAGGACACTACGACGACGGTGCGGCAGTGGTTGAGCGGGGAGTGCCGCCACGGGTGGTCACCCTGGTCCTGGTCTGTCTCATCGCCTTTGCTGTCGTCTTCACCTCTTTGCGGGCCTACCTCTCCCAGCAGGCTCAGTACGACGCCGTGGTGGACCAGATCGAGGAGGCCCGGGCCACCTCCACCGCATTGGAGGAGGAGCTCGAGCTGTGGGAGGACGAGGACTACGTGCGGGCTCAGGTCCGTGAGCGCCTGGGCTACGTCATGCCGGGGGAGACCTCTTACGTGGTCGTCGGGGCGGAACAGTTCGAGGACGGCGCCCAGGGGGAGGTCGGCGGGGGCCGGGAGGACCAGGACCTGCCCTGGTACACGACCCTCCAGGACTCCGCCCGCGCTGCTGGCCACGGCGAGGAGCGCAGTGAGGAGCAGGACGGGTGA